From the Aquarana catesbeiana isolate 2022-GZ linkage group LG10, ASM4218655v1, whole genome shotgun sequence genome, the window taggaagcagcttcctatgggggccctCACCAAAGAGGAGTggccagggggaccccagaagaagaggattggggctgctttgtgcaaaaccattgcacagagcaggtaagtatgacatgtttatcattttattttaaaaaaagaacctttaatatcactttaagttaatGGGCTGCTATGCTGGGAAACtggcacagtgtgaacctaggctataaCTAAAAgagaggtctggagctgcatgtTTGCCTGTTTTGGGgttgtcctgtgccctaaccctctctcctggAGTTTACAGAGCTAAATACATCCTTTTAAACTTTTACCACacaatgggggtaatttactaaaactgaagagtgcaaaatttgaTGCAGTTCTGCAGCTTCTATGTTTTATTGAAAAACTTTAATTTAActagctgaagttaaaagctaattgtctaccattcacagctgcaccagattctgagtgcaccaattttattaaaagggttgtaaaccctctaggtttttcaccttaatgcattctatgcattaaggtgaaaaaccttctgtagtgcagcagccccccagagcccccacttttacttacctgaacccgatcgttccattgatggggacaagcacagcacctccagccgctgtctcgggtccttatTAGATAGATTTagagcagcacagccattggctctcgctgctctcaatcaaatccagtgacacgggagctgcgGGCGGGgacgagtcctgctgtctgcgtcaatggacgcagcagcaggactcgggagcgcgcctgcatgggtgtccccttggaatgtgggtctctgagggggcactcgatatgGAGGAGGACTCCAGATGAGGGTGATCGGGGCCacttctgtgcaaaacccttgcacagaggaggtaagtatagcatgtttattatttaaaaaaacaaaaaaaacaaaaaaacctttacaaccccattAAATCTTCCCAATAAGTCAAAGATTCTGCCTAAGAGTTTAAATACTCCTCAACTACCCAGGGGTAAGGAGGTGCCACATATTTGATACTTGCAAatctaataatattttttttttaaaaacttttggaTTTACTTTAACATatcaaagcttatatgagattttagtaacTGGCTTTATATAGACCTTAATAtataatttaattatttatttatacagcGGGATTAAAAGCAGCCTTTATAATGGAGTCAGCTACGTGGGTAAGTTATTTGGGCCTCTGCAGACAAATTTTCAGAAGCAAGTGTATGAGGACTCTGATGGACTACGTAGACTTATACGCAGGGAGCTTCAGGAGGTCCAAAGGAAAATCTATCCCTATATGGATGAAGCCCACCAAAAGATAAGCAAGAATCTTGAAAAGTTACAAAACCGCTTGTCACCTTACAGTGAGGAACTCAAATATCAGGTGAGGAAGGGAGCACAACAGCTCAAAACGCAGCTTGGCCTGTACAAGGATGACATTAGTAAAGGGGTTACACAGAACATTGCAGAAAACATTAAAGACCAAATCATTCTACACACGATGAAAGTGAGACAAACTTTGCATCCCCTGAGAGAGAAACTTTTGGAAGAGATTCATTATGCAGCTGAGGAACTTCATGGGAACCTGTCACCCCATGCCCCGACTTCTCAGGAAAAATTGACCCTGCATGTACAAGAATTATCTAATAAACTGTCACAAAATGCAAAAGAGCTACATAAGAAAATCCACAAAAATCTAGATGACTTAAAGGAACACCTGGTGTCCTATCCCCAGCAACTAAGAGAGCGGTTTCCTGAGACTCAAGCAACTGAGCCTGTAGGCCCTTATGTGGAAGAAGTGGCAGCTCAGGTGCAGAGAGAAGTGGAGGAATTCAACAGGAATACTCAGATGCAGATTGAACATTTTACCTGGACCATTAATATGGAAATGGAAGAATTGAACTATAGACTATCTCCTGCTTCTTCCAATTTACAGGACACTGTCTCTTCAATACAAGAAGTACAAGAGAAATTGGAATCTTTATGGAAGGATATATCCCAAAACCTGTAATAGAGGTCCTTTTGCATTAAGTGGGACTGACTGCAATAAGTTAATTATACAGTGGATTTATACTGTTAAAGTGGAACCCCAGTTAAACAACTAAATACACTGCTAGAAAACTTTACGTGCCAAATGAATTGTATTTTAGTATACAACTCTTTTGATTCATAAGCCAACAGCACACACCaattttgatttactaaaggcaaataggctgttcactttgcaagggagttttcccttagcttaatgaatgatgtgaagttctgctgacttccatcatccaaacatgtgcaagcatttttttttattttccttgcacgtggttAGATTTTCTTTGCAAATGAGTTTTCACCACagtcactaagctaagggaaaattctgcTGAAgaaaaaatttccttgcaaagcgaatagcctatttgcctttactaaattaaCCCTTATGTGTCTAAGCACATGACACAATTTTTCCTGCAGCTTACTTATCAGCACTGAATTTGTTTCTAACTAGTGTTGATTTACTGTCCAGCAAGCAGGTAGCTAAAACAGGAAAAGGGAAATAAAGGTTGTCACTTGCCTTTGGAATACAATATGACAGTGATGTGCAAATCATAAGACTGTGGCTGCacagaattacatagttacatcattggtaaggttaaataaagacaccagtccatttaGTCCTACCTGTGTGGGTTAGTATGTGTGCTTGAGtcaataccatttcccatatccctgtacataTTCTTTGGCAAGCAAAACAGTCAACTGATGCTTCAGTTGTGTATTGCAAGCTGCTTCTTGCCTGGAGCTCCCCATTCAATAAAATAActtacttaaagaggaactctgagcacaaaaacatgtttttaaatatattcttcaatagACTCAAAAGATAGAAGTCCACATTGTGTGCATCAAATGCCTTTACaaatccagatattaccttgtaaacgtGGCAGTGAGATCATTACTGAGCTGTACATAgcctgtacagagtgcagagctgtgggTGGAACCCAACAGATCCTACCCACTACAGGCTTCCTAGAGAAAACTACAGGGGGGCGGagacaggaccagtcaccctgcacaagaagcaagagcagcagtgaccggtctttaataCAGGAAGCTCCAGCACAGAGACTAACTTAGTGtacattggattactgcacagaccaggaagaaacacaaaaaatacaccaagattcaaggaagaatacacatggctcttgtgtttagacaatatttgcttatcctgggaGTTCAGCATTAACATCTAGATTGAATGTAGAATCAAcagatttttgttttatatttttgtcttCCTGTTTAGGATTGTTAATTACCTATACAACCACAGGTTTATTTACAAGTTTGTGATGAACTGTAGGTGAGTTTCTGCATTATAAATGTGGATTTAAAGAGgattttaaaacaataaaaatcaataacATCTATAAACGTTTTTTAAGAAGCACTATGTGAgcatttaaagaaaataaaaactgcagcgtGTGTACTGAATACATTTGCTAAATGAATTTATTTTATGTACTGGAGTACCTCAACATCTAAAaggtctaatggggcgtacacacggtcggactttttggctacaaaagtccgacggacgctgccGGACCAAATCGGGCGGACAATCCGAcggtgtgtggtctgcatcggacttccgatggaccgattcggtcggaaatccgacgtactttagatttgaagcctgcttcaaatctctacatcgtaactccgctggactcagttcctggcggaaagcccgttcatctgtatgctgctccgacggaccagatacgacggaggggcagggtactgcatctcgcgcttgctgcaataggaaaaacaaattttcctattgtggcgagcgcggggcatcccaggccctcaagtctggtatggattttaaggggaaccccttacgccgaaaaaacgacgtggggtccccccacaatccataccagaccccgatccgagcatgcagcccggccggtcaggaaaggggggggagagctaGTGCCCcttctgagccgtaccaggccgcatgccctcaacatgggggggggcgccctgcggggcccccccaccacaaagcacgaTGGACCCAGCACAaagctgggactgtgacgttttagggggcgtggtcactgggtgatgttgaccacgccccctaaaacggcacaatcccagcatgcccagggactgtgacggcataagggggcggggtctccgcctatataagtcacatcggagcgctcagagagcattccagccggagaaaccgtcgtgtcaacatcggaagaagagaagagggaagaagcccagaagccagaagtctgggcctccgctggcaaaagagcggcatgaagatagcagaggagccggcagaagaactggaacaccgggagcagaggtcgaacaccaggagaagaggccagagagagtggagaacaaccaactggacgccgggagaagaggaaccggagggacccccgaagtcggaagaagacccctgaagccggaggaagaccccccggagctgtctaaaaaattactttaaaaacctgtgtagtgtgttttattattgacactttttccctaggtaaatgggtaggggtaccatgtaccccatactcaatcacatagggtgaggggccgggatctgggggccctcttattaaagggggctcccggattccgataagccccccgcccgcagaccccaacaaccaacggccagggttgtcaggaagaggcccttttcctcatcaacatggggacaaggtgctttgtggaggggggggccccacagggcgcccccctcccccaaagcatccacccccccatgttgagggcatgcggcctggtacggctcagaagggggggcgctcgctcgtccccaccacctttcctgaccagccgggctgtgtgctcggatcggggtctggtatggattttgggggaccccgcgtcattttttcagcgtagggggttccccttaaaatccataccagacctaagggtgtGGTAGGGAtgcccacgacggggctcgcaaggtgtcaatctcgccgataaaagcggcgagattgacttccttttctagtcccctcgtacccgagtcacgttcaaaatgaacggacttgtccgtgtgtgggcaagtccgttcattctggaagtccgtcgggaagaccggattccggaaagtccggttgtgtgtaggcaagtccgtccgttcagaaagtccggcagtAGTCCGCCGTAAGTCTGGCGGCAAGTAAGTCAGAgctagcttcccagaaagtccgaccgtgtgtacgctccataagTGCTGGAAAGTTCCCAGTGAATGGCCGATATTGTTATGTTGACCCTGTCATGTTGAATATTATAAACAAGAAAGAGAGAaaagtattgttgcgctactaaaagaattttctcttaaaagtgtaaatcagcagccagcatcaccagtatgataaccgtatacaaaatgtgataaataaataaatgcagcgctaagtgtcattaaccatgcgtttttctgtggttaaacaaacgtataatcaaacatgcgttttcagtgattatacaaacatataatcaaacatatcacctttcataggtaataaggatgttcatccgaaaaaatttgatggtgattcaaaaaatattagtgaaaataaacaacaaattataagtgcagtgtctacacacatgaatcatctaattagaataatatatatcaccctacatcacagcagtgtatagtggtatataaaggaatagagtccatacataaaaaactctagcgataacgctgtgcaaactgtggcactgatgagatcctgtagtgattgttacatctggtaggcaatcttcctgcatacagatttcatatagaaatagtaaggtggatgcgcttaccagaagggatggacactctcaccgtacggcggggtgtcataagggcttgtggatccagatgatgctatgggtgttcactggaaactcggtgaggcgtgccaatggacagtaccggaaattgcatacacagcgacttcagagacaaggtagattgtaggtcatcggatggatggatggacggattcACCTCCCCCAATACGCTGGTGGCcgaaaggatgtagttctcaccacgtcacaatgtcatccacatagggaaaaaagggaatctccacatggtgcatgaaccgataaaagcaggtttatttgaaatcatcaacggtacagcagacgtttcacaagcatcagataaaaaattgaacaagtgatcacaagttgaataaaaataggattggaaattagcgtggtaacagagtaacagcagtcagcaacccgacatgtttcggacgattgtccatctacaggggcatatgttcaattttttatctgatgcttgtgaaacgtctgctgtaccgctgatgatttcaaataaacctgcttttatcggttcatgcaccatgtggagattcccttttttccctatgtggatgacattgtgacgtggtgagaactacatcctttcgGCCACCAGCGTATTGGGAGAGGTGAATCCGTCCATCCATCCGATGACCTACAATCTACCTTGTCTCTGAAGTCACTGTGGTTGCAATTTCCGgtactgtccattggcacgcctcaccgagtttccagtgaacacccataggatcatctggatccacaagcccttatgacaccccgctgtacggtgagagtgtccatcccttctggtaagcgcatccaccttactatttctatatgaaatctgtatgcaggaagattgcccaccagatgtaacaatcactacgggatctcatcagtgccacagtttgcacagcattatcgctagagttttttatgtatggactttattcctttatataccactatacactgctgtgatgtagggtgatatatattattctaattagatgattcatgtgtgtagacactgcacttataatttgttgtttattttcactaatattttttgaatcaccatcacattttttcggatgaacatccttattacctatgaaaggtgatatgtttgattatatgtttgtataatcactgaaaacGCATGTTGTATATTATGTTTACATCGTCATAGTTACCAGAACATAATCAATGCAAATCTCACATTGTGATATGTGGTAAGTAAAGATCTCATTGTTAGATCAGTGTGGGCCACTGATGTTATGGCCATAGCTTTATGGCCATCACAGTTTCACCACCGAGTATTTGGGATAAAAATATAGTTGTTGCATGTTACAGGTGTAGCaagacccccaaaggagctgctttttATTGGTTCAGTCCGTTGCTCTGCCTCTCAACCAcaaagaactgtcccagcccctctggcacacctagcaagatGGTTAATGGAATAACCTGATAATAATACACAACACAATTCTGTTCTTCAAGTTTACTTGGAGCGGAATAAAGTTTAGATTAAGttgaaacagtttaaaaaaaaaaacagtcagttaTACTATGTAACAAATAAAGGGTAAATAACAATGTACACAGATTAAATAAGCTCCCCCAAACCCACTATTGATGTATGTAGAATGCTATGGCTAAAGGAGAATCCAAGGCCACCCTATAATACTTCCAATACACACAATGCAGTAATTTAAACACCCGGagcgtgtcccctttaagagccaccacagTAATGTTCTATGAGCAAAGCTTTGCGTTTATtctcttcaccggcatgtaggagctctgtggaTAAAGGTCCCTCAATAAAACAGAGTGATGAGGAGGAATGTAAGTAGCTGGAGCTGTAATGTAGCACTCCTCTATGTGATCCAGATAataggtgtctgtacacagtattCGGGTGTGGTATCTTACGGAAGGCAATAAGGTTCCTGGGcaaagccccctcaccaatcctaTACACAATCAGAGGTCCTCCACAGAGCAAGCGATCGATCGACTCTCCTGGCTGCAGGTGTGTCGCGATGGCGTCCTGTCTCCGAGCTGTTGGAACGGCCTCTTCTGTGGATGTTCCGCACGGCTGCAGAGCGTCCTGCTGGAGCATGCAGGTTCTGTtcctccatagttgccaacattgcaaaaaaaaaatgtgggacacttttttggctgtaggcggagccgtacaataattatgGGGCGGGGCATACATTTGTAGGAGTGGTTTAAAAAGCtctgaaaaatgggtgtggtttacacaaaatagtgggtgtggcttaaatgggcgtggctcaagagggtgtggttagagtctgagatgaatgagggatggagagggaaagggggagaaggggaaagggggaaagggggagaggggaatgatgggacagcagccccagatcctacacaataaaaatatgtgtattctagaaagtttaacaatcagcagataaagatactccaaacacctggtgttagcacttcaatcatcccagcaccatggttgttatggtgtcaggatgattgaatcgcattatttctattattacattgtaatataaaatgaaatcattcaactcaccataatgcagaatcagtgggaccactgagcgcgtcacctgctacgtcgcctgccaccagatgccatcaggttcccccagcagagtctgtccttacatcaggtgcccccagcagagtctgtccttgcatcaggtgcccccagcagagtgcctccttccatcaggcattcccagtacagtacatcttatgtcaggtgtccccagcggagtgttggctgcagatggagtgttggctacagtctagctacatctcctcaagagtggtgacaaggggggagaggtgtgtgggtggaggcatggtgacttggggtgttacaggctgacttggggaagggtggagacagggtggtgatatgggggtgcaggcatggtggtgactaggccggagggggtacaggcatggtggtgactaggccggagggggtgcaggcatggtggtgactaggccggagggggtgaaggcatggtggtgactaggccggagggggtgcaggcatggtggtgactaggccggagggggtgcaggcatggtggtgactaggccggagggggtgcaggcatggtggtgactaggccggagggggtgcaggcatggggggagggggatgcaggcatggtgttgtcatgggggggaggcgggtgcaggtatggtggtgatatggggggagggggggcaggtatggtggtgatatggggggaggggggcaagtatggtggtgatatgggggaggaggccagggctggactgggacaaaaatgtggccctggacttcatccagaccggcccagggcacaacacatcagggtacggtacatcagggcacaaggcacatcaggatacaagtTACATCagtgcacaacatatcagggtacagcacaccaggccacatcagggtacagggcacagcacatcagggtacagagcccagcacatcagcgtatagggcacatcagggcacaacacatcagggtacagagcccagcacatcagcgtatagggcacagcacatcagggcacacgacattgaggcacaggacatcggggcacatcagggcatggggcaccgggccacaaggcacatcaggtcacggggcacatcagggcataggagatcggggcacagcacatcagggcatggagcacatagcacatcagggcacatagcacatcagggcacatagcacatcagggcacatagcacatcaggacatatagcacatcagggcacatagcacatcagggcacatagcacatcagggcacggggcacatcagggcacattatggggcacatagcacatcagggcacatcagggcatatagcacatcagggcatatagcacatcagggcactgggcacatcagggcacattatggcacatcagggcacattatggggcacatagcacaaccggcgcacggggcacattatggggcacatcagggcacttggcacatcagggcacatggcacatcatggggcacatagcacttcagggcacggggcacatcagggcacattatggaaaaatcagggcacatggcacattatggagcacatcagggcacattatggcacattatggggcacatcagggcataagcacatcagggcacggggcacgtcagggcacattatggggcacatcatggcacatagcacgtcagggcatatagcacatcagggcacggggcacgtcagggtacatagcacatcagggtacatagcacgtcagggcacatggcacgtcagggcacggagcacgtcagggcatggagcacatcagggcatggagcacatcagggcacatagcacatcagggcatggagcacatcagggcacatagcacgtcagggcacggagcacgtcagggcacatagcacgtcagggcacatagcacgtcagggcacggggcatgtcagggcacatggcacattatggggcacatcagggcacattatggggcacatagcacatcagggcacggggcacgtcagggcacatagcacatggcacattatggggcacatagcacctCAGGGGAAACATTAccaactagccagtatgcagagtagcgcaggaagcgtgtctgtagtaagttctctctctcatgtgtCACACTGACTCGCGAGCGGCTGCTCCCTGGcggcccccccctctcttctcgtcaAAGACGAGACACTGACACACACggggcagagcggagggaggatttccttgtgttcagtggagaggggggaggggttgccaatccctgtagccaataggcttcagtgtacaatagaattttctatttgtacactgaagagagaagccgattggctgcctctcttccctgcactgaacacaaggggaaacaacttaTTGACTCACTCGTGgggcgacggcggccatttttgtggagccgttgccgttttttttacaaaaacagtacaaaatattttacagcgcacacatacaagaatgacatttcctgcaaggctagttaaaaacacctgaatatattcaaaaaatacgggggtttggtcacactatatggtcatatagtgctaagcccacttactgcgacaaagtaccccaaattagtgggtcctactctagtaaaagaatggaagatcctttgtctcaaccatgggagctaaactcctctatgtgggagaactgaaggggatacatcctatacactggtggccactaaataagaggtaatgaggagggggaggggtgctccagcccaaaaaaaaacctggtcagggtctattccaatatacaagtacatatttggggggcacaccctacaatgcgtttaaatgcaagatggtgctgctataagatctacaaacagtacaaaatattttacagcgcacacatacaagaatgacatttcctgcaaggctagttaaaaacacctgaacatattcaaaaaatacgggggtttggtcacactatatagtcatatagtgctaagcccacttactgcgacaaagtaccccgaattagtgggtcctactctagtaatagaatgaaagatcctttgtctcaaccatgggagctgaactccactatgtggtcagggtctattccaatatacaagtacatagtTTTCATAcaagtttagctcccatggttgagacaaaggatcttccattcttaGAGGTGCCTGCTAAGCCTACACAGGGCAGTCTACTTTTATCCTTCCTTCTTTATTGGTAAGTCTCTAACTTGCATCAAGCGTATACTTACATTATATACTTACAGTATCATATGAAGCAAGCTGGGATCTAGCAACACCAGCGCTATGGTGGCACAAGCTAACTGGCAGATTCTTCAGTAGTGATTTCAGTGGAATTCTCCACAATGTCACATATGACGTCATCATTCCTGCGGTAGCTGCCATTGTTGTTTTTACATACTGAAGGTTCATCTGCTGGTTGTTTCTGGTGTACTCCCTGGTAAACTTCCTGGATCCTGGTATCTGACATCACATCTacctagagcagggtttctcaactagggtgctATGGCCCCAGGGTCTCTCCacaagttgctaggggttccttaaccacctcaatggcgctgtcacaccttgaatgacaattgcgcggtcatgcaacactgtacccaaacaaaatttttcttgccacaaatagagctttcttttggtagtatttgatcatcactggggtttttactttttgctagacaaactaaaaaagacagaaatgtgaatggggacaaggacctcttcccgacaaacctggccattggttgttggggtctgcgggcaggtgacttatcggaatctggaagcccccagatccctcacccccccccatgggaatgggtatcaggtacattatacccctacccattcaccaaaaaaagtgtcaaaaagtaaaaaccacaatagacagtttttgacaattactttatttaaaaaaaaaaagtgtcccgtgatgtccatctatcttcaatcacaccgcctgatggacctgaaaaatagaaaaaaaaaagaagctctgcCTGGATGGTAGGCttcccagcgactgctgtctcttggctgtgacagctgttatataggcagtgatgtaaccgagtgaccccgctcgcttctgacatcatgtgacgtccagGGCGGGAGGGGTCAGCCGGTTACGTCAGCAGGTGgctccgcccttgcctatataagagctgtcaaaaggagaggacagcagtcgctgggaggcctcccatggaggtaacgttttttcttttctttttttcatccgTCGGGCGGAGTGATTGCAGTTGGATGGACATTGTgagacacttattttttttttcttttttaataaaggaattgtcaaaaactgtcaattGTGGTtttactttttaaaactttttttggtgaatgggtaggggtacaatgtacccgatacccattcacatgggggggtgggatctgggagcccccttgtttcAGAatctttcagattccgataagccccccacccacagaccccaacaaccaatggccagggttgtcaggaagaggtccttgtccccatcaccatggggaaaaggtgctttcggggggaccccaaagcaccctccccatgttaagggcatggcctggtatggttcaggagaggggacgagcgagccctcccatcttgtcctccaggctgcatgctcagataagggtctggatttgggggggggggcacgccaattttcttttttttcttggtgtggagttccccttaaaatccatatcagacccgaagggcctggtatggactgagtgGGGGAACCCAATTTGTTTCCTTGATTGCCTTGATTTtgaatctatattgccgggagccagcaatacattac encodes:
- the APOA5 gene encoding apolipoprotein A-V is translated as MANKGLVCLLLISSLTVCQSDQSNSRFWDYFSHFMNGKIGWNLQENSVREDSGIKSSLYNGVSYVGKLFGPLQTNFQKQVYEDSDGLRRLIRRELQEVQRKIYPYMDEAHQKISKNLEKLQNRLSPYSEELKYQVRKGAQQLKTQLGLYKDDISKGVTQNIAENIKDQIILHTMKVRQTLHPLREKLLEEIHYAAEELHGNLSPHAPTSQEKLTLHVQELSNKLSQNAKELHKKIHKNLDDLKEHLVSYPQQLRERFPETQATEPVGPYVEEVAAQVQREVEEFNRNTQMQIEHFTWTINMEMEELNYRLSPASSNLQDTVSSIQEVQEKLESLWKDISQNL